AGACAACACGCCCCGGGACGTCGTACCAGCCAAAGCGTTTGGCAATGCGCTCACACAATTCTTTGCGGTCGAGCTTGTTGTCTTTATTGGTGTCGGACTCTTCAGGAGGTGTCGACCAGCGACCGTTTTTCCACTCCTCGCTGTCGACCACCTGATCTTTATTTTTGTCGTAGTCGTTGAGCATCCGGGCGACGTATTCGATAACGCGCGGGTCGTACTGCTTATCGAGCGAAACTCCCCCTGCGGTGGTCGAAAGTGGCACGTTAAAGCCGAAGGCTTTCGGAGTGGCTGATTCCGGTACATCAAAGCCTGGCACCAGTGGAGCGCTCGAGGAGCCGCGCGAGGATCCGGAAGAGCTCCCCGACGAACTTCCGCTCGACGATCCGCTGCTGGAGCTTCCGCCTTGCGAGGCGCTCATGGCGGCGATCATTTTGTCGAGAGGGACAGGCTGATCGAGATTGATTTTGGCTTGCTCAGCAGCCCGCGACAAAAACCCGCGCGCTCGCCCCGAGATCTCATTGGGATCGAGCACACCGTTCTTGTTCTCATCCATTCGTGTTAGGAAGTCCTTCGGGTCGAAACTCCGCCGCTCGCCGCGATCTTCGTCGCGACCACGTTCCTCGCGATCCCGATCCCCGCGCTCCTCGCGTCGCTCTTCACGACCACGATCTTCCTGAGCCATAGCGGAAGTGGTCAGCGAGCCACCGGTCACAACAACACCCACCGCCAATATCGCGCGACCAATTCTGTGGCGAATGGTCGGCCACAAGTCGTTGGCTGGCAACAGGTTGTTCATCGTGAATACTCCGTATTTGGGCTACGATGGTTGGCGTCGCTAGATAGCCGATGTTTCCAGCCACTATCCTAATCAGAATCTAACCCCTATCGCCAGCGAAAGTTCCGCCGCTAGCGGAAACCACAGGAACGATGGAAAGCCGCAAACGCCGTGGTACTGACGCTGGGCCGTTTGGCACGCTGCGCCTCGGCTGGCCGATGGTAGTGCTGTGCCTAATCCCTATCGCCGTAAGCCTTCTAGTAACCATAGCTTGTGCAGTATTGAGCCCATGGGATTCCGATGCTAATCCGTTGCTACTACTCGCAGGGTTGATGGCGTCGACGGTGGTTTATCTGCTCGTCCGGTCGATTCGCACCGGAGTTCTGCAACTGAAACACCAAACTTACTTACGCGATCAACAGCCGATCCGTTTTTGGTTGCACATTGCTGGAATGTCACTTGTGCTGGCATACCTAATCGCCGCGATGATCTATTCCATCGTGAAATTGTCTGTGTCAGGCAACTGAATGGGGCCATGGCACGAGTCGTTTGATTGGTCAAAACGTACTACGCCCTAACTGCCAACTACAAGACAAAAGCTGGTTTTTTGGTGTAGTCTGTCTGTGGGCGTGATAAAAACATGCAATGCCATGCAATCGGGCATTGATGTCTCGCCCACTTCACTCTCCCGAAGAAAAGGCCCCGCGATGCTCAAGCTCACTGGCAAAGGGACAGCCACCACTTGCGACGGCATCACACGCCGCGACTTCCTGCAGGTCGGAGCGCTCGGCGGCATCGGCCTGACCTTGCCGCAGTTGCTCGCTGCCGAAGAGATTGCCAAGCAATCCGCCACGAAAGATCCCAATGACGATCGCTCGGTGATCATGATCTTCAACCTCGGTGCGCCGAGTCAGATGGACACCTTTGATCCCAAGCCCGACGCCCCCGCTGAAATTCGCGGACCTTTCAAACCGATCGCCACACGCGGCGATTTTCAGATTACTGAGATCCTCCCGCTGCACGCCGAAGTCGCCGATAAGTTTTCGGTCGTTCGCAGCTGCTATCACACCGGCGCTGCCGTGCACGACACCGGTCATCAGATGCTGCAAACCGGACGGCTTTTCTCCGGTGGCATCAACACGCCGCACGTCGGCTGTGCGCTCGCTTACTTGCGTGGACCGAAAACCGATCTGCCGCCACATGTGATCCTTCCCGAGCCGATGGGGAGCACCGGTGGAAATCTGCCGCATGGACAAGATGCTGGCTTCCTGGGCAAAGCATACGATCCCTTCGCGCTGATGGCCGATCCATCGAAGCCCAACTTCAAAGTCCCCGATCTTTTGCCGCCGCAAGACATGGGCGAAGCGCGACTCGACCGACGTCGACGCCTGCGCTCGATTGTCGAATCGCAAGTCGATCAGTTCGAAACGTCAGCCGCAGCTAAGTTGATGGATAGTAATTTCGAAGCGGCCTATCGCCTGATGACTTCGCCTCAAGCGCGCGAAGCCTTCGACCTCTCGAAGGAACCTGAAAAAGTTCGCGAGCGTTACGGCAAAAACCGCTTCGGTCAATGCTGTCTCCTCGCGCGTCGATTGATCGAAGCTGGCGTACGCTTTGTCACCGTCAACACGTTCCTCACCGTCTTCAACGAGATCACCTGGGACATCCACGGCAGCAAACCTTTCACCTCGATCGAAGGCATGAAAGACATCGTCGCGCCAATGTACGACCAGGCCTACAGCGCGCTAATCATGGACCTCGCTGATCGAGGCATGCTCGAAAAAACGATGGTCTGCAACCTCGCCGAATTCGGTCGCACACCGCGAGTAAATCCCGCTGGTGGACGCGATCACTGGCCGCAATGTTTCACCGTCTACTTCGCAGGCGGCGGCATTCAAGGTGGCCGCGCGATTGGTCAAAGCGACCCGCAAGGAGCCTTCCCAGCCGAACGACCTTGCGAGCCTGCCGAAGTGGTGGGGACGATCTACAAGAGCCTCGGATTCGATCTCGAGACTACACTTCCGGGCCCCGCTGGGCGACCATTTCCGCTCGTCGACTTCGGCAAAGATGCGATTCGCGAATTGTTCTAAATCGTGCGTTTTACCAGCATTTTTGCACGTTTTTGTTTTGAGTTTGGTTTGAATCTACTGCGAGATGCCTCTCATGCTCCGCTTCACGCACGCCTATTTCGGTACGTACTGCCTTGCGTTATTCCTTGCGGCAACTACCCACGCTCGGGCCGACGACGCGCAGGCACCAAGCACTCCTGCTGTGCCGGGAGATGTTCAGCTGGAACTTCTCCCCAAAAGCATCGTGCTCGAGGGGAAAGAAGGCTCGCAGCAGGTAGTGCTTCAGCGATCGATCGATGGAGCCTACATCGGCCAGCAACGCGAATCTGTGGTGCTCACAAGCGATAACCCGAGTGTCGCGAAAATCGAAGAGAGCCACGTCATCGCAACCGGCAATGGCACTGCCATGATCGAAGCGACGCTGGATGGCAAAGTAGTCGCCCGCAGCAGCGTGACGGTCACGAAATTCGATGCGCCGTTTGAATGGAGCTTTCGTAATCACGTCGAGTCGGTTCTTTCGAAGCAAGGTTGTAACGGCGGCGCTTGTCACGGCGCTCGCGCGGGACAAAAAGGGTTTCGACTCACGCTGTTTGGCTTCGATGTCGACGCCGATTACTCCTACCTCACGCGGCAAGCGCTTGGCAGGCGTGTGGTCCCCACCGATCCCGGACGCAGCTTGATTTTGACGAAGCCAACCGGGCTGTTGCCGCACAAAGGGGGCGTGCGACTCGATGTCGCCTCGAAGGAATATCGCGTACTGGCCGAGTGGATTGCTTCGGGAACTCCTGGTCCGAGCGATGCTGATCCGCAGATCACGCGTCTCGAAGTGCTCCCCGAGCAAAGTGTGCAAAAGCTTGGCGACCATCAGCAAATTGTGGTCCTGGCCCACTTCAGCGATGGCCATGTGGAAGATGCCACGCGTTGGTCGAAATACACGTCGGTGCACAGCACGGTGGCAACTGTCGGCGAGCATGGCGATGTCGAAATCGTCGGACCCGGCGAAGGGGCAATCAAAATCTGGTACCTCAATTATTCCGCGATGGCGTTTGTTACGGTCCCGTATGCCAGCAGTGATCCAGCGACGGCAAATGTGACTACCGATAAACTCGCGACGCGAAATTTTATCGACGAGCGGATCAACGCCAAACTAGCAGCCCTCCAGCTACCAGCGTCACCTCGCGCCAGTGATGCGACGTTTCTGCGTCGGGCATATCTCGACACCATCGGCGTGCTTCCTACGGCTGCTGAGACGCGAGCATTCCTCGAGGATGTCTCTCCCGACAAACGGGATCGTGTGATCGATGCACTTCTTGCGCGGCCCGAATTTGTCGATTACTGGAGCTACAAATGGTCCGATCTGCTGCTCCTATCGGGCGATCGTTTGCGTCCTAAAGCGATCGAAACGTATTACGGCTGGATTCGCAAATCGGTCGAGGAAAACAAGCCGTGGGACGTGATGGTACGCGAGATTGTCACGGCGACTGGCAGCACGCACGAGAATGGTGCGGCGAATTTTTACGCCCTCCATCAAGATCCCGAGATGATGGCCGAGACCGTGGCGCAGGCCTTCATGGGGCTCTCGATCAACTGCGCGAAGTGCCACAATCATCCGCTCGAAAAATGGACCAACGATCAGTATTACGGACTGGCGAACATGTTCTCGCGCGTCCGTGCCAAAGGGTGGGGTGGCGACTTTCGTGGTGGAGACGGGATGCGAGTGGTCTATAGCGATACGCAAGGAGAACTTGTTCAGCCAAGCCGTGGCACCCCTCAAGCTCCGCGCCCTCTCGACGGCGCAGCGCTCGAGTTTGCTGATCCGATTGATCGCCGCGTGCCACTCGCTAGCTGGCTCACCTCGCCCGAGAATCCATATTTCACCCGCGCGATTGCTAATCGAATTTGGGCCAACTTCTTTGGTGTGGGACTCGTCGAAAAAGTGGACGATATGCGGGCTACTAATCCTTCGAGTAATGAGCCGCTGCTCGATGATGCAGCGAAGTTTCTCGTCGAGAAAAAATACAACCTTCGCGAACTGATGCGGGCCATTCTGCAATCGGAGAGTTACCAGCGCGATAGCCAATCGCTCCCGGGCAACAAACCCGACGAACGCTTTTACAGCCGCTACTATCCCAAGCGACTGAAGGCGGAAGTGATGCTCGACGCGGTGTCGCAGGTCACAGCCGTCCCGACAAAATTCAAAGACAAGCCAGCCGGCACTCGCGCGCTGCAATTGCCCGACGTGGCTGTCGAATCGTACTTTCTCTCCACGTTTGGTCGTCCGCAGCGATTGATCACCTGCGACTGCGAACGGAGCGATGAACCGAGCATGCCGCAAGTGCTGCACCTTTACAATGGCGATGTGATCAATCAGCGACTCAAGGACGAGGCTTCTGTCGTGAAATCGCTGGTCGAAAAACCAACTCCAGAGATTATCGACGAGTTGTATCTTTCTAGCTTGTCGCGGTTCCCCACCGCTGAAGAGAAAGCGCGACTAGCCACCGAGATTGATGCTGCACCAGCGGAAGAACGTCGCGCGGTGATCGAAGATTTGTACTGGAGCGTCCTCAGCAGCCGCGAATTTTTGTTCAATCACTAGCCCACACTGGCCCCACCTCTCGACTATCGAGTGTGCCGCAATTCGCACTGTCCCAAGCGTCCTGGATTTCACTCAGAAACGGCCGAATATGCGTACTTTTTTCCTGCTCAGTCTGCTGGCTCTCGGGTGTATAGCTCCTGCGATTCTCGTGGCAGAAGAGACAAAACCAGTTGCTGCGGCCAGTGCCGATATCGATTACGCGCGCGATGTTCAGCCGATCTTTACGAAGTATTGCACAGCCTGTCACAGCGCAGATGAGGCGGAAGGCAAACTCGCGCTCGATTCGTACGCGGCACTGATCGCCGGTGGCAAAAGTGGTGCCTCGATTACCGCCGGTCGGGCCGATACGAGTCGACTGATGATGCTTGTGCGTGGTACACAAAAACCGGTGATGCCGCCACGCGACAACGATGCTCCCACCGCAGCCGAGATCGCGATCATCGAGCAATGGATTGCCGCAGGCGCTAAGCCTAGTAGCGGCGAAGCTCCCGATCCGACGATGCTGGTTGTGCCCAAAATTGCTCTTCCCAAGCCACCTCGATTGGCTGTCACGGCGATCGCGGTTTCTACGCAAGGTGACCTCGTGGCGATCGCGCGTCCGGGGGAGATCGAAGTCCGCTCGCTCGCCGACAACCAAACGGTGCTCCACCACAAAAACTTGCGTGGCAGTGTGAACGCGATTGGTTTCTCGCGCGATGGAAAGATCGTTGCTGCAGGTGCTGGTGAACCAGGGCTGATTGGCGAGACGACGCTGCTGAGCACTGCAACGGGTGAAGTGCTGCGAACGCTTCGCGGACAAAAGGATAGCGTTTACTCGCTCCGTCTTAGTCCCGATGGTTCGATCCTTGCCACCGGCAGCTACGACAACACGATCGCGCTTTGGGATGTCGCCAGTGGCAAACTCCTTCGATCGCTCGACGGGCATGGCGGCGCGATCTACGACATCGCCTTTCGGAGCGATGGGAAAGTACTCGCGTCCGCCAGTGGCGACCGCACGGTGAAGCTGTGGAATGTCGCCGATGGATCGCGCCTCGAGACACTAAAAGAATCGACCAAAGAACTCTATTCCATCGCTTTCAGCCCCGATGGAAAACGGGTGGCTGCAGCGGGTGTCGACAATCGCATTCGTGTCTGGCAAGTCTCCGACCAGGCTTTGGAGGGGACCAATCCGCTTCTCTATTCCCAGTTTGCTCATGAACTAGCGGTGCTACGACTTGATTGGTCGAGCGATGGGGAAACGATCGTTTCCACCGCAGAAGATCGCCAGATCAAAGTCTGGAATGCCGACGACATGACAATTCGGGCCGTGCTCGAAAAGCAATCTGACTGGGCAACAGGTGTCGCGATCGTTCCGAGTGGCGATCGCGTGGTTGTGGGGCGTATGGATGGTACGACAGGCGAACTCGCCCTCCCTCATAATGCCGGAAAACTGGCCGATTTTAAGCCTCTTGAAGAAACTCCCACCGAGGTGGACTACGGGAAACAGCCCGCCGAAAATGAGCTCGCGAAGTTCGCGGAAGTAGAGCCCAACAATGCTCCCGATCGCGCGACTCCGATCACAGTCCCCGGCATTGCTCAAGGGAAGATTCATGGCGAGGGAGGGGCCAGCGATGTCGATCTGTTTCGGATCACCGCGAAGCAAGGTGAGCAGCTGATTTTCGAAACGCGGGCTGCCAAAAAGGGTTCGCCTCTCGACTCGAAAATCGAAGTGCTCGACCTCACAGGCAAGAGCGTGCCACGACTGTTGCTCCGCGCGGTGCGCGACACTGAAGTGGAGTTTCGCGGAATGAGTAGTGAGCAGCGGGGCGTACGGCTGAAGTATTGGGAAGAGATGTTGCTGAATGACTACGTCTATCTGAATGGCGAAGTGATCAAGCACTTTCAGCAGCGACGCGGCCCCGATGCCGATGCTCAGTTCTATCCCGAAAATGGAAATCGGTTCGCCATCTTCGACACCACTCCGCGCACGCATGCACTCGGTGAGCCGGGCTATCTTGTCGTTCCCTATGCGATTGGTACGCCACTTCCCTCGAACGGATTGCCGGTTTTTACGATCCACTACGAAAACGACGACGACGCGCAGCGCAAGCTGGGGCGAGATTCGAAACTTCTGTTCGTTGCGCCTGTCGATGGGGACTATTTGGTGCGTGTCACGGATGTGCGCAACTACAGCGGCGAGAACTATACGTATGATCTTCTAGCGCGACGTCGCGCTGCTGATTTCAGCGTCTCGATCAATCCGGCCGATCTGAAAGTGAATGCTGGTGGTGGTCGCTCGATCACCGTGAAAGCCGAACGGGCCGATTATTATCGTGGACCGATCACCGTGCACTTCGAAGGTTTTCCCGCCGGTTTTCAGGTGAAATCGCCGGTCGTGATTCCGGAAGGACTCAGCGAAGCGCAGGTGGCGATCTTTGCTCTCGAGGATGCCGTAGCACCGACGAGCGACGCGCTCGCCGCGATCAAAATTCGCGCCGAGGCACAGGTAGCGGGGCAACTAGTTTCTAAAGAAGTAGCGTCACCCAAATCGTTAGTACTCGAGCCCCGCGCGAAGGTGCAAGTGTTCCTCGAGCGAATCGATGAGAAGAATCAAGCAGTTGTCCCCACGCTCTCGAGCGGCTTTCCAGAACCAGCCTCCATCGAGATGGAAGCGGGAGGGAGTGTCAGCTGTCATCTTCGCATTCTGCGGCATGGGTTCGAGGATCGCGTGGCGCTGGAAGTCCAGAATCTGCCGCACGGAGTGATTGTCGACGACATTGGCCTTTCGGGCGTATTGGTACGCGAGAAAGAGACCGATCGCTCGATCTTTTTGCGGGCCGAACCGTGGGTGCAGCCCCAAACGAGGCTGATCCACGCCGTGGCGCAGGTCGAAGGCAACCAAGTCAGCCTGCCGATGCTGTTGACGATTAAACCCCGAGGCAATCTAGTCACGCGTGCTTCGGGAGAGTAACTTTTCGGGGGTGTAAGGTCATAACTGACTGGATAGCAATTCCGGTCTGCCTTGAATCTGGTCAACTCCCAAGGACTCTCCACGATGGTTCTCACTGCACGAAATTACTTCGCACCCTGGGTGGCCACGCTGGCCGCGTGCGCACTGGTCGTCGCTTCGATTGGCGCCGCATCGGCGGAAGATAAAGCTGCTCCTGCAGGCGATAAACCGGCCAAGGGATATCGCATCCTGATGCTCACGCAAAGCGCCGGCTTCAAGCATGGCAGCGTGAATCGCAAGGAAGGCAATCTCTCCCCGTCGGAGCAGGTGGTTACCGAAATGGGTATCCGCAGCAATCTGTTCCGCGTCGATTGCTCACAAGATGCCGCGAAAGACTTCACCAAAGAAAACCTGCAGAACTACGACATCGTCTTCTTCTACACCACCGGCAATCTTCCAATCAAAGAAGAGGACCTGAACTACTTCTTTAAGGAGTGGCTCCCGACGAAAGGTCACGGTTTCATTGGTGCCCACTCGGCTGCCGACACCTACCACAACTACGAGCCTTATTGGGACATGATTGGTGGCACATTCAATGGTCATCCTTGGGGTTCGGGCGAGACAGTCACTGTGACAGTTCACGACAAAACTCATCCCGCTTCCAAGCCCTGGGGAGATGAGTTCGAGATCAAGGACGAGATCTACCAGTTCAAGAACTGGCAGCCGAGCAAGGTGCGCGTGCTGATGAGCCTCAACATGGCCAAGACCAAGCTGAAGAAGCCCTACCATGTTCCTGTGCTGTGGGTAAAGAACTATGGCGAAGGTAAAGCGATGCACATGAGCCTGGGACACAACGAAAGTGTCTGGACCAACGAGACCTACCAAGCCTCGCTGCTCGGTGGCATTAAGTGGGTGCTGAACCTGGAAGAGGGAGACGCCACTCCCAATCCCGATCTATCGCAGGCGCAGGAAGAGAAGGCCAAGGCCGACGCTGAATCGTCGGGCAATAAATAGCCCCAAGCCCAAAGAGAAAAGCCCTCAGCGTTTATCGCGTGTGAGGGACTAAGCAACCAGCAAAACGACAACCAGCGGTCGCTCGGCTCACTGAAGTCGAGCGACCGTTTTTTGTTGGCAGTTCGGGTGCACAATCGACCAACGGACGCCCTATGCTGCGCGGCGGGATTTCATGGCGTTTGCGCGCTTCTGAATCTCGTCGACGGCAATTTTTCGGTAGGCGTGCTTGCTGCTGGTGCGCTCATACTCTTCTTGGAAGATGAGCGTCTCGCCATGAATCATGCGCGGCAGATAGCTCATCGCCCGGTCGAGCGACTCGCCCAACTGGTCGGATCCGATCAGCAGTAGGTCGGTCCCGGCGAGGCTGTTGGCCGTGCGCGCGAGTGCCGAGTACGGATCGCCCGGAACGAGCTGAAACTTCGCGCCGGTCTCTTTGAAGTGCTGAAAGGCACTCTTGAGCGGCATGCGTGGCTGCGAGGCGGGGCGGGCTTCGAAGAGATCGATACCGGTGTAACGGATCGGCTCGGGCTGGTTATTCCAGCCGAGAACTTCGAGGACTTTGCCGATGCGTGAAGCATCGCCAACCCCAATTTCAACGATAGAACGAATCGTACGCCCCTTAATTGCCTTAAGGAGTTGTCGATCGCCAGCTGGTTTTGAAAAGTACAACAGCCAGGTACTTCGAATCAGGCCGGAGGGACTCAACGCCGCATTCCTTTGCGCCTATGAGAGAGCCTTGGATACCTGTGTTTCGGATCGTGGAGGGGAGAAAATTCAGAGCATCCCCAGGTAGTCGCTCGAGGTGGTCTAGAGGAACTGTAACGGGGGTGCGATGTCGAGCTGTACGTGAAGTGAGCCAGTTCTGGCAAACTTTAACGGTTGTGCTGCCTGTTCAGCCGAGAACTGAATTGTTTCATGGTGAGAACCCCCGCCAGCGGCAACGCGTACGAAGTGTGACCTAGATTTTCTCAAGTTTTGGCCGGCAGGACGCGCGGTCATGGATCACCCTCCAAGGCCCGGTTCCGGGCAACTGGAGTTGCGAGGCCTTTCTCCCCAGGGCCGCGAGCAGGTGAATTGCGAGTGACTCGTGCGACACATTTGGTCGCACCTCTCGCCCGACGATTCACGACGCTCAATCGCAATTCGCGCGGAAAAATATTCCTGCTGATGAATCTGCCCCATCACGCGAGCGCCACCGGTGCGCGCGAGAAGGGGAGTGCCATGCGCTTGCGCTAGGCGGGAATGCTCTGCGAACGATCGGAACCGTGCCTGTACCTCTATCGATTGAGGGCCTGGCCCGATGCAGCGTCCGCAGGACAACCCGAAGCAGCGACACGAGAAGCAGAGCCTTCTAGCGCGCCTTCGTAAGTTTGAAACCTACGAAGATCGTCTCGCCATGACCGCGCAGTCGGCTGTGGCCGACTTCTGGATTGCCAGCGACGATCGCGCAATCGAAACACATCAACTTCCCACTTC
This window of the Pirellula staleyi DSM 6068 genome carries:
- a CDS encoding c-type cytochrome domain-containing protein; the protein is MRTFFLLSLLALGCIAPAILVAEETKPVAAASADIDYARDVQPIFTKYCTACHSADEAEGKLALDSYAALIAGGKSGASITAGRADTSRLMMLVRGTQKPVMPPRDNDAPTAAEIAIIEQWIAAGAKPSSGEAPDPTMLVVPKIALPKPPRLAVTAIAVSTQGDLVAIARPGEIEVRSLADNQTVLHHKNLRGSVNAIGFSRDGKIVAAGAGEPGLIGETTLLSTATGEVLRTLRGQKDSVYSLRLSPDGSILATGSYDNTIALWDVASGKLLRSLDGHGGAIYDIAFRSDGKVLASASGDRTVKLWNVADGSRLETLKESTKELYSIAFSPDGKRVAAAGVDNRIRVWQVSDQALEGTNPLLYSQFAHELAVLRLDWSSDGETIVSTAEDRQIKVWNADDMTIRAVLEKQSDWATGVAIVPSGDRVVVGRMDGTTGELALPHNAGKLADFKPLEETPTEVDYGKQPAENELAKFAEVEPNNAPDRATPITVPGIAQGKIHGEGGASDVDLFRITAKQGEQLIFETRAAKKGSPLDSKIEVLDLTGKSVPRLLLRAVRDTEVEFRGMSSEQRGVRLKYWEEMLLNDYVYLNGEVIKHFQQRRGPDADAQFYPENGNRFAIFDTTPRTHALGEPGYLVVPYAIGTPLPSNGLPVFTIHYENDDDAQRKLGRDSKLLFVAPVDGDYLVRVTDVRNYSGENYTYDLLARRRAADFSVSINPADLKVNAGGGRSITVKAERADYYRGPITVHFEGFPAGFQVKSPVVIPEGLSEAQVAIFALEDAVAPTSDALAAIKIRAEAQVAGQLVSKEVASPKSLVLEPRAKVQVFLERIDEKNQAVVPTLSSGFPEPASIEMEAGGSVSCHLRILRHGFEDRVALEVQNLPHGVIVDDIGLSGVLVREKETDRSIFLRAEPWVQPQTRLIHAVAQVEGNQVSLPMLLTIKPRGNLVTRASGE
- a CDS encoding DUF1549 and DUF1553 domain-containing protein — its product is MLRFTHAYFGTYCLALFLAATTHARADDAQAPSTPAVPGDVQLELLPKSIVLEGKEGSQQVVLQRSIDGAYIGQQRESVVLTSDNPSVAKIEESHVIATGNGTAMIEATLDGKVVARSSVTVTKFDAPFEWSFRNHVESVLSKQGCNGGACHGARAGQKGFRLTLFGFDVDADYSYLTRQALGRRVVPTDPGRSLILTKPTGLLPHKGGVRLDVASKEYRVLAEWIASGTPGPSDADPQITRLEVLPEQSVQKLGDHQQIVVLAHFSDGHVEDATRWSKYTSVHSTVATVGEHGDVEIVGPGEGAIKIWYLNYSAMAFVTVPYASSDPATANVTTDKLATRNFIDERINAKLAALQLPASPRASDATFLRRAYLDTIGVLPTAAETRAFLEDVSPDKRDRVIDALLARPEFVDYWSYKWSDLLLLSGDRLRPKAIETYYGWIRKSVEENKPWDVMVREIVTATGSTHENGAANFYALHQDPEMMAETVAQAFMGLSINCAKCHNHPLEKWTNDQYYGLANMFSRVRAKGWGGDFRGGDGMRVVYSDTQGELVQPSRGTPQAPRPLDGAALEFADPIDRRVPLASWLTSPENPYFTRAIANRIWANFFGVGLVEKVDDMRATNPSSNEPLLDDAAKFLVEKKYNLRELMRAILQSESYQRDSQSLPGNKPDERFYSRYYPKRLKAEVMLDAVSQVTAVPTKFKDKPAGTRALQLPDVAVESYFLSTFGRPQRLITCDCERSDEPSMPQVLHLYNGDVINQRLKDEASVVKSLVEKPTPEIIDELYLSSLSRFPTAEEKARLATEIDAAPAEERRAVIEDLYWSVLSSREFLFNH
- a CDS encoding calcium-binding domain-containing protein, coding for MNNLLPANDLWPTIRHRIGRAILAVGVVVTGGSLTTSAMAQEDRGREERREERGDRDREERGRDEDRGERRSFDPKDFLTRMDENKNGVLDPNEISGRARGFLSRAAEQAKINLDQPVPLDKMIAAMSASQGGSSSSGSSSGSSSGSSSGSSRGSSSAPLVPGFDVPESATPKAFGFNVPLSTTAGGVSLDKQYDPRVIEYVARMLNDYDKNKDQVVDSEEWKNGRWSTPPEESDTNKDNKLDRKELCERIAKRFGWYDVPGRVVSTLATGGPVAAPSSAPSSGSSPGGPPGGDPSRFKGYAEGLLKQYDKNKDGMLQKDEWADMRGDPAASDTNKDGVLTLDELTARLANYSTGRDSGGSERGRDDDRRGRSGDSKSDSATGVKTYRMLSATERLPKGLPDWFARNDADGDGQIMMHEYSTSWSESTAADFAKYDLDGDGLITPSECLAAEPAKKTFGSK
- a CDS encoding DUF1501 domain-containing protein — translated: MLKLTGKGTATTCDGITRRDFLQVGALGGIGLTLPQLLAAEEIAKQSATKDPNDDRSVIMIFNLGAPSQMDTFDPKPDAPAEIRGPFKPIATRGDFQITEILPLHAEVADKFSVVRSCYHTGAAVHDTGHQMLQTGRLFSGGINTPHVGCALAYLRGPKTDLPPHVILPEPMGSTGGNLPHGQDAGFLGKAYDPFALMADPSKPNFKVPDLLPPQDMGEARLDRRRRLRSIVESQVDQFETSAAAKLMDSNFEAAYRLMTSPQAREAFDLSKEPEKVRERYGKNRFGQCCLLARRLIEAGVRFVTVNTFLTVFNEITWDIHGSKPFTSIEGMKDIVAPMYDQAYSALIMDLADRGMLEKTMVCNLAEFGRTPRVNPAGGRDHWPQCFTVYFAGGGIQGGRAIGQSDPQGAFPAERPCEPAEVVGTIYKSLGFDLETTLPGPAGRPFPLVDFGKDAIRELF
- a CDS encoding ThuA domain-containing protein; protein product: MVLTARNYFAPWVATLAACALVVASIGAASAEDKAAPAGDKPAKGYRILMLTQSAGFKHGSVNRKEGNLSPSEQVVTEMGIRSNLFRVDCSQDAAKDFTKENLQNYDIVFFYTTGNLPIKEEDLNYFFKEWLPTKGHGFIGAHSAADTYHNYEPYWDMIGGTFNGHPWGSGETVTVTVHDKTHPASKPWGDEFEIKDEIYQFKNWQPSKVRVLMSLNMAKTKLKKPYHVPVLWVKNYGEGKAMHMSLGHNESVWTNETYQASLLGGIKWVLNLEEGDATPNPDLSQAQEEKAKADAESSGNK